The following proteins are co-located in the Trichormus variabilis 0441 genome:
- a CDS encoding mechanosensitive ion channel family protein, which yields MNILIILGEVIFLIVFFLLINWSIGIILKRVTKFSWLQGKTASITFLHRSINKILLLLSVVLCLVLVAINGMVIYRGGNVQEFQLNLIRSLPDKFWVNVFTASWKTVSLLMLVKFSIPPLSRGINWVCNYAKKIDQIKANDESVESFFKTLKRIIIHSIWLSSAILCAKFVYLPEVVSNYIYLVLKIYITVTIGLLIVKAVATIVDTLDALSLKYSSSDNLLNLYERLRHLIPLLKKCLEYVLYVGIVNLVVPEIEPIAWISSFTPTIVQIIGVFFISNVLIEVVYFILDEFYIKTTDVNDSQRQKRLTLIPLIRSFAKYFVYFTGGVTILKLIGIDPAPILAGAGIVGIAVGLGAQNLINDVVCGFLILFENYYLVGDYVEAGKMEERSVEGVVEAIELRTTHIRHPDGQLQIIRNGDIGSIINFSKQYIYARVEVSVSYNSNLDHVYSVVKKVGQQLKLHEQDVIEPTRVAGIEHFGENNILLLTLTKVKPGKHLHIQRVLRKILKDTFSQEEIEICGFSKN from the coding sequence ATAAATATACTAATTATCCTGGGTGAAGTCATATTTTTAATAGTATTTTTCTTACTCATCAACTGGTCAATTGGCATTATACTCAAACGAGTTACTAAATTTTCTTGGCTTCAAGGTAAAACTGCAAGTATCACTTTTTTGCATCGGAGTATCAACAAAATATTACTTTTGCTTTCTGTGGTGCTATGTCTGGTGCTTGTTGCTATCAATGGAATGGTGATTTATCGAGGTGGAAATGTTCAGGAATTCCAGCTTAATTTGATTCGTAGTCTGCCTGATAAATTCTGGGTCAATGTCTTCACGGCAAGCTGGAAAACTGTGAGTTTGCTAATGTTGGTTAAATTTAGCATACCACCTTTAAGTCGTGGGATAAATTGGGTTTGCAACTACGCTAAGAAGATCGATCAAATTAAAGCTAATGATGAAAGTGTTGAGTCTTTCTTCAAAACCTTAAAAAGGATTATTATTCATAGTATATGGCTATCGTCTGCCATCCTATGTGCTAAATTTGTTTACCTCCCAGAAGTAGTTTCCAACTATATTTACCTTGTTTTAAAAATATACATTACTGTTACGATTGGTTTGCTCATCGTTAAGGCTGTTGCTACTATCGTTGATACTCTCGATGCGCTAAGTCTTAAATATTCTAGCTCTGATAATTTACTGAACTTATACGAACGTTTACGCCATCTCATACCTCTTTTAAAAAAGTGTTTGGAATATGTTTTGTACGTTGGTATAGTAAATCTCGTTGTTCCAGAAATAGAACCGATTGCTTGGATAAGTTCTTTTACTCCTACAATTGTGCAGATTATTGGAGTTTTCTTTATTAGTAATGTTTTGATTGAAGTCGTTTACTTCATTCTTGATGAGTTTTATATCAAAACTACAGATGTGAATGATTCACAACGACAGAAACGGCTGACGCTGATTCCCTTAATACGGAGTTTTGCTAAATATTTTGTCTACTTTACTGGCGGAGTGACTATACTCAAGCTCATTGGTATTGACCCTGCGCCTATCTTAGCAGGTGCAGGAATTGTGGGTATCGCAGTTGGTCTGGGAGCGCAAAACCTGATTAATGATGTTGTTTGTGGATTTTTGATTTTGTTTGAAAATTATTACTTGGTAGGTGATTATGTTGAAGCTGGGAAAATGGAAGAGAGAAGCGTTGAGGGTGTTGTAGAGGCAATTGAATTGCGAACCACTCATATCCGCCATCCTGATGGTCAATTACAGATTATTCGTAATGGAGATATTGGCTCAATTATCAATTTCTCCAAGCAGTATATATATGCCAGAGTGGAAGTGAGCGTTTCATATAACTCTAATTTAGATCATGTATATAGTGTGGTTAAGAAGGTAGGACAGCAGCTAAAGCTACATGAACAAGATGTTATAGAACCAACTCGCGTAGCTGGAATAGAACATTTTGGTGAGAACAATATATTACTGTTGACCCTGACAAAAGTTAAGCCTGGAAAACATTTGCATATACAGCGTGTTCTCCGCAAGATATTAAAAGATACTTTTAGTCAAGAAGAAATTGAAATTTGCGGTTTTTCTAAAAATTGA
- a CDS encoding cation:proton antiporter: MHTVILVLVEVLIVIGLSRLVGLGFKSIKQPLVIGEIVAGIMLGPSLFGLLAPDVATTLFPPETLPFLNVLSQIGLIFFMFLIGLELNPKYLSGQLEVAVLTSHVSILVPFSLGTLLALLLYPLVSNAGVSFTAFALFLGAAMSITAFPVLARIITENNLQGTRLGTLALTCAAVDDVTAWCLLAVAIAVARTGNIIGAFPTIIESAVYIGFMLTVGRWFLKRLVVHYRRAGRLSQFVLAGIYVAVVASALITELIGIHLIFGAFLLGAAMPKDADLVRELAIKTEDFVLIFLLPVFFAYSGLRTQIGLLNRPELWLLCAAVLLVAIAGKYIGTYTAARVSGINKREASALGWLMNTRGLTELIVLNIGLELGVISPLLFTMLVIMALVTTFMTSPLLEWTYPKKLIKLDVVEAEAETETSLDITAYPYRILVPVANPSTQKGLLQLAVAIALNYRQPAIVNPLSLIELEEDYGFESTPTEANRLIAQRRQKLEELISTLEPATQSFVHPIVRISSNVARETAQIAKNESADLIIVGWHRPAFSNNRLGGRVGQILGTAPVDVAVFVDKGGERLESILVPYSANIHDDLALTLALRLLINRDTCTLQILQVIPQQHIQDELSYELHAMIEQLPQSVSDRIQITIIQAPEPIQAVVAASETVDLTIAGTSRAWGIERQTLGRYTDELAIQCRSSLLITRRYSQLASHLTSVLPEVIHQEPTVRN; the protein is encoded by the coding sequence ATGCACACAGTTATTCTTGTTCTGGTTGAGGTGTTGATTGTGATTGGATTGTCACGGCTGGTAGGCTTGGGATTCAAATCAATCAAGCAACCTTTAGTAATTGGTGAGATCGTGGCGGGAATTATGCTCGGCCCGTCATTATTTGGTTTATTAGCCCCTGATGTAGCGACTACTTTATTCCCACCAGAGACTCTTCCTTTTCTCAATGTTTTATCTCAGATAGGACTAATATTCTTCATGTTTTTGATTGGGTTAGAACTCAATCCTAAATATTTGAGTGGTCAGTTAGAAGTAGCTGTTTTAACTTCTCATGTCAGCATTTTAGTACCTTTTTCCTTGGGAACTTTGTTGGCATTACTGCTTTATCCTTTAGTTTCCAACGCTGGTGTTTCTTTTACTGCCTTTGCCTTATTTTTAGGTGCGGCTATGTCGATTACAGCTTTTCCCGTATTAGCGCGAATTATCACAGAAAATAATTTGCAAGGTACACGTTTGGGAACATTAGCTTTAACTTGTGCCGCAGTGGATGATGTCACCGCCTGGTGTTTATTAGCAGTGGCGATCGCCGTTGCTCGTACTGGTAATATTATTGGAGCATTCCCCACAATTATCGAAAGTGCCGTTTATATTGGCTTTATGCTGACGGTGGGGCGTTGGTTCCTCAAACGTTTGGTTGTTCACTACCGTCGCGCCGGCAGGTTGAGCCAATTTGTACTGGCGGGGATTTATGTAGCCGTAGTTGCTTCTGCATTGATTACCGAACTGATTGGCATTCACCTAATTTTCGGAGCATTTTTATTAGGTGCAGCTATGCCCAAGGATGCAGATTTAGTCCGTGAATTAGCCATTAAAACAGAAGATTTTGTTTTAATATTTCTACTGCCAGTGTTTTTTGCCTATAGTGGTTTGCGGACACAGATTGGTTTGTTGAACCGCCCCGAACTTTGGTTATTGTGTGCAGCAGTTTTACTGGTGGCGATCGCCGGCAAGTATATTGGTACTTATACAGCAGCTCGTGTTAGTGGCATTAATAAAAGGGAAGCATCAGCCCTGGGTTGGTTGATGAACACTCGCGGTTTAACTGAGTTAATCGTCCTCAACATCGGTTTGGAATTGGGTGTCATTTCGCCCTTACTGTTTACCATGCTGGTAATTATGGCCTTGGTAACCACATTTATGACTTCGCCATTACTAGAGTGGACTTACCCCAAAAAGTTGATCAAATTAGATGTAGTTGAGGCCGAAGCAGAAACAGAAACAAGTTTAGATATTACAGCTTATCCTTACCGCATTTTAGTCCCTGTAGCCAATCCCAGCACCCAAAAAGGCTTGCTGCAATTAGCAGTCGCCATTGCCCTTAATTACCGACAACCGGCAATTGTTAACCCCTTAAGTTTGATTGAATTAGAAGAAGACTATGGCTTTGAAAGTACCCCGACTGAGGCTAACCGCTTAATTGCCCAACGTCGCCAAAAGCTAGAAGAGTTAATTAGTACTTTAGAGCCAGCAACGCAATCTTTTGTTCATCCCATTGTGCGAATATCCAGCAATGTTGCCAGAGAAACTGCACAGATTGCCAAAAATGAGTCTGCTGATTTAATTATCGTGGGATGGCACCGCCCAGCTTTTAGTAACAATCGCTTGGGTGGAAGAGTCGGGCAAATTCTCGGCACTGCACCCGTGGATGTAGCCGTATTTGTGGATAAGGGAGGCGAGAGACTAGAAAGTATATTAGTTCCCTACTCGGCGAATATTCATGATGATCTAGCACTGACCCTGGCGTTGAGATTATTAATCAATCGCGATACTTGCACATTGCAGATATTACAAGTAATTCCCCAACAGCACATTCAAGATGAATTGAGCTACGAGCTACACGCCATGATTGAACAATTACCTCAGAGTGTCAGCGATCGCATCCAAATTACCATTATCCAAGCACCAGAGCCAATACAAGCAGTAGTAGCAGCCTCGGAAACTGTAGACTTAACAATTGCCGGGACTAGCCGCGCCTGGGGTATTGAACGTCAAACCCTTGGCAGATACACCGATGAACTAGCCATTCAATGCCGTTCTTCTCTACTAATTACCCGTCGCTACAGTCAACTCGCCTCTCACCTAACTTCTGTATTACCTGAAGTTATCCATCAAGAACCCACAGTTAGGAACTGA
- a CDS encoding RNA-guided endonuclease InsQ/TnpB family protein yields MVVLEFKAKGKTTQYAAINEAIKTAQFVRNKCIRFWMDNRSVGQKDLYRYNTALRAEYSFVKDLNSHACQIGVERAYSSIARFYDNCKKGISGKKGYPKFKKNNRSVEYKTSGWKLSQTRKQITFTDKKGIGKLNLKGTWDLNFYQLEQIKRLRLVRRADGYYVQFLVSVDNKVETQPTGKTIALDVGLKEFYTDSNGHSEPNPRFYRTGETRLKFRQRCVARKHKGSINRQKAINKLGRVHLKISRQREEHAKRVARCVIQSHDLVAYEDLRIKNLVKNHCLAKSINDAGWYQFRKWLEYFGVKFGRITVAVNPAYTSQECSNCGAVVKKSLSTRTHVCECGFVLDRDWNAAINILKLALSTVGHTGTWVIDPNASGDSTSTHAGEILYEQVGSMNEESSPL; encoded by the coding sequence ATGGTAGTTCTAGAGTTTAAGGCTAAAGGGAAAACAACTCAATATGCAGCTATCAACGAAGCGATAAAAACTGCTCAATTTGTCCGCAACAAGTGTATCCGTTTTTGGATGGATAACCGAAGTGTCGGACAGAAAGATTTATATCGCTACAACACTGCGTTAAGAGCTGAATACTCCTTTGTCAAAGACTTAAACTCTCATGCCTGTCAGATAGGAGTAGAAAGAGCCTATAGCTCTATAGCTAGGTTCTACGACAACTGCAAGAAAGGCATTTCGGGGAAAAAGGGATATCCTAAGTTTAAGAAAAATAACCGTTCGGTGGAATATAAAACCTCTGGGTGGAAACTATCTCAAACAAGAAAACAGATCACCTTTACCGACAAAAAAGGAATTGGCAAGCTGAATCTCAAAGGAACCTGGGATTTAAACTTCTACCAATTAGAACAGATAAAACGGTTGAGGTTAGTACGTCGTGCAGACGGGTATTATGTGCAGTTTTTAGTTAGTGTAGACAACAAAGTAGAAACACAACCAACTGGTAAAACAATTGCCTTAGATGTTGGCTTAAAAGAATTCTACACAGACAGTAATGGACATAGTGAACCTAACCCAAGATTTTATCGCACAGGAGAAACACGTCTCAAGTTTCGACAAAGATGTGTTGCTCGTAAACACAAAGGCTCTATCAACCGTCAGAAGGCCATTAATAAATTAGGGCGAGTACACCTCAAAATAAGTAGACAACGTGAAGAACACGCTAAAAGAGTAGCGCGTTGCGTTATCCAGTCTCACGACTTGGTAGCCTATGAAGATTTGAGGATTAAGAATTTAGTGAAAAATCACTGTCTCGCTAAATCTATTAATGATGCTGGTTGGTATCAATTCAGAAAATGGTTGGAGTATTTCGGGGTGAAGTTTGGCAGAATCACTGTTGCGGTTAATCCTGCTTATACATCGCAAGAATGCTCTAACTGTGGTGCAGTAGTCAAAAAATCTCTATCAACAAGAACTCATGTTTGTGAATGTGGATTTGTGCTGGATAGAGATTGGAATGCTGCTATTAATATTCTGAAATTAGCCTTGAGTACGGTAGGGCATACCGGAACTTGGGTCATAGACCCGAACGCTTCAGGAGATTCGACCTCTACTCATGCTGGAGAAATCCTGTATGAGCAAGTTGGGTCTATGAATGAAGAATCTTCGCCCTTATAG
- a CDS encoding AMIN domain-containing protein — MSKAIMSNNIQGCKQLFGASLCTAITLVTSSSIAAQVQMAKLNNWRFYPDTKKLEITLSSSKTPQYFYLNEPPRLVVDIPDTQLGKVSTQQNYTGSVQRVRVSQLSANVTRIVLDLAPGSTVDANKVQLQPATRQNPTRWVLRPAIVKVAKQSSNFQQSPKNQQPTTPSYVQLPSTLPPITGLQQQPFVSVPPLNSNNPTPKSSNFNNANSSNPPVPTLPNYPVIEFGQPLPKFPN, encoded by the coding sequence ATGTCTAAGGCAATTATGAGTAACAACATCCAAGGGTGCAAACAATTATTTGGCGCTAGTTTGTGTACCGCCATAACTTTAGTTACCAGTAGTAGTATTGCGGCTCAGGTACAGATGGCAAAACTGAATAATTGGCGCTTTTACCCAGACACCAAAAAGCTAGAAATAACCCTTTCATCTAGTAAAACACCACAGTACTTTTATTTAAATGAACCGCCAAGACTAGTTGTAGATATTCCTGATACTCAGTTAGGCAAGGTTTCTACACAGCAAAATTACACAGGTTCGGTTCAAAGAGTCCGTGTTTCTCAATTAAGCGCTAATGTTACTCGCATTGTCTTAGATTTAGCCCCAGGGTCTACTGTAGATGCAAACAAAGTACAACTACAACCTGCCACTCGACAAAACCCTACTCGCTGGGTTTTACGTCCCGCAATTGTCAAAGTGGCTAAACAATCAAGCAACTTCCAACAGTCACCCAAAAATCAACAACCAACAACCCCTTCTTATGTACAATTACCTAGTACCCTGCCTCCCATAACTGGTCTGCAACAGCAACCGTTTGTCAGTGTACCGCCCCTCAACTCCAATAATCCCACGCCAAAATCCAGCAATTTTAACAACGCTAATTCTTCTAATCCTCCAGTCCCTACCCTACCTAACTATCCAGTGATTGAGTTTGGTCAACCTTTACCTAAGTTCCCTAACTGA
- a CDS encoding phytochelatin synthase family protein — protein MDLDNLSQISKRDLEIIQLHQFQQPIYCCNVTAIAYACTALGYLTTVDDIFYTTQLPIASVLDDGMTLAETYDTCRTYLERKGLPLSIRVEHFDKPSMTLEAFIREVEIAVCDETDVHILNFNTRIAHENPSLEGGHFSLLADYHPQTQEITIADTNPKRYTRFWKCPIQRLYTACVDKDSASNRARGMIVLRRQEKANLPGNGVVHPAEVALNALHSENG, from the coding sequence ATGGATCTTGATAACTTATCTCAAATTTCTAAACGAGATTTGGAAATTATTCAACTACATCAATTTCAGCAACCCATCTACTGTTGCAACGTCACAGCAATTGCCTATGCCTGCACTGCATTGGGATATTTGACAACCGTTGATGATATTTTCTACACCACCCAACTGCCGATCGCATCAGTTTTAGATGATGGCATGACATTAGCAGAAACTTACGACACCTGTCGAACTTATTTGGAAAGAAAGGGATTACCATTATCCATTCGCGTAGAGCATTTTGATAAACCTAGTATGACCCTCGAAGCATTCATCCGCGAAGTTGAAATTGCCGTTTGTGATGAAACTGATGTCCACATCCTTAACTTTAATACTCGTATTGCCCATGAAAATCCCAGCTTAGAAGGTGGTCACTTCTCATTATTAGCAGATTATCATCCACAGACTCAAGAAATCACCATTGCAGATACCAATCCCAAACGGTATACCAGATTTTGGAAATGCCCAATTCAGCGTCTATATACAGCTTGTGTAGATAAAGACTCCGCATCCAATCGCGCTCGTGGCATGATTGTACTTCGCAGACAGGAAAAAGCCAATCTCCCAGGTAATGGAGTCGTTCATCCAGCAGAAGTCGCCTTGAACGCTCTCCATTCTGAAAACGGATAA
- a CDS encoding response regulator, producing MKILLVEDDVITATLLREVLTAEYYTVELATDGQNGLTLATLSNFDLILLDLLIPKLDGINLCRQLRAQGIQKPILLLTAKDQSADVVKGLDAGADDYVTKPYDISELLARIRALLRRGKTELIPNLLSWENLDVNVISAEVTYKGQPISLSPKEYSLLGLFLRNPQRIFSRSEIIDRLWSIDATPSEGAVTNLIKDLRQKLKMVGMSAELLETVYGLGYRLKMPPQTQDGEQSRKTDGLRKTKNQTAIAAINKTIERYKDTFAQRVTLLERAEQALHTGQLLPELRQEASNEAHKLAGTLGSFGYETGSKLARAIEHLLMRDENLALEDAVQLSELIGQLKEALSQSPISFTIEQLEPVPLPLVLVINDESFANQLKIEAAVWGVRIEVALNWESYQQSFSQFPKVILLKINGQKSSQKSLKLLEQLKQQFPNTPILVIAEQDNLMQRVAVARLGVQRFLTKPTNTEVFQVITQMLAQFQGSQGKVMVIDDDPVMLDILSNLLKPWGLAVKTLQNPQKFWETLITTTPDLLMIDLEMPTYSGIDLCRVVRQDSHWGNVPILVVTVHTDIKSIQQVFAAGADDFIGKPVVGPELITRVINRINRSRLQQKLKT from the coding sequence GTGAAAATTCTGCTGGTAGAGGACGATGTAATAACGGCGACCTTACTGCGTGAGGTTCTCACGGCTGAGTACTATACAGTTGAACTGGCAACAGATGGTCAAAATGGGTTAACACTGGCGACTTTATCAAATTTTGACTTGATATTGTTGGATCTGCTGATTCCTAAACTTGATGGTATCAACCTTTGTCGGCAACTCCGCGCTCAGGGCATTCAAAAACCGATTCTTTTACTTACAGCCAAAGATCAGAGTGCTGATGTTGTCAAAGGATTAGATGCAGGTGCAGATGATTATGTTACCAAACCCTACGATATCTCAGAACTGCTGGCGCGGATACGAGCATTGCTGCGCCGAGGCAAGACGGAACTAATACCTAACTTGCTGAGTTGGGAAAATCTTGATGTTAATGTTATCTCCGCAGAAGTTACCTATAAAGGACAGCCTATATCTTTAAGCCCTAAGGAATATAGCCTGCTAGGGTTGTTTTTACGTAATCCCCAGCGTATCTTTAGCCGTAGCGAAATTATCGATCGCCTGTGGTCAATTGATGCTACACCAAGTGAAGGAGCTGTCACTAATTTGATTAAAGATTTGCGACAAAAGCTCAAGATGGTGGGGATGTCTGCCGAACTGCTGGAAACCGTCTATGGCTTGGGTTATCGACTAAAGATGCCACCGCAAACTCAAGACGGCGAACAAAGTCGAAAGACAGATGGACTGCGAAAAACCAAAAATCAAACAGCAATTGCTGCCATAAATAAAACCATAGAACGCTACAAAGATACCTTTGCCCAACGAGTAACTTTGCTAGAGCGAGCCGAACAAGCCTTACATACAGGACAATTGCTGCCCGAACTCAGGCAAGAAGCCAGTAACGAAGCACACAAACTAGCAGGGACGCTGGGATCTTTTGGTTACGAAACAGGTTCAAAGTTAGCGCGAGCAATTGAACATCTACTAATGAGGGACGAAAATTTAGCGTTAGAAGATGCTGTGCAACTCTCGGAACTGATTGGGCAACTCAAAGAAGCACTCAGTCAATCGCCTATTTCCTTTACCATTGAACAACTTGAGCCAGTTCCACTTCCTTTAGTACTGGTTATCAATGATGAATCTTTTGCCAATCAACTGAAAATAGAAGCTGCTGTTTGGGGAGTGAGGATAGAAGTAGCCCTCAATTGGGAGAGCTATCAACAAAGTTTTTCTCAGTTTCCCAAGGTAATTTTACTCAAGATCAATGGGCAGAAATCGAGTCAAAAAAGTCTAAAATTATTGGAGCAACTCAAACAACAGTTTCCTAATACGCCAATTCTTGTCATAGCAGAGCAAGATAATCTTATGCAGCGAGTAGCTGTTGCGCGTTTGGGAGTGCAGCGTTTTCTCACCAAACCTACCAATACTGAAGTATTCCAGGTAATTACCCAAATGTTAGCTCAATTCCAAGGTAGTCAAGGAAAGGTGATGGTTATCGACGATGATCCGGTGATGTTGGATATATTGAGCAATTTACTCAAACCTTGGGGACTGGCGGTAAAGACCTTGCAAAATCCGCAGAAATTTTGGGAGACATTAATTACTACAACTCCTGACTTATTAATGATCGATTTAGAAATGCCTACATATAGTGGTATTGACTTGTGCCGTGTAGTGAGACAAGATTCTCATTGGGGAAATGTGCCTATTTTAGTAGTTACTGTCCACACAGACATCAAATCCATTCAACAGGTGTTTGCCGCAGGAGCCGATGATTTTATTGGTAAGCCTGTAGTCGGGCCAGAATTAATAACTCGTGTCATTAACCGGATTAATCGTTCTCGTTTACAGCAAAAACTCAAAACCTAG